The Synechococcales cyanobacterium T60_A2020_003 genome includes a region encoding these proteins:
- a CDS encoding FAD-dependent oxidoreductase, with amino-acid sequence MSSLQDRTMDHLQADVLVVGGGTGGTAAALQAARRGAKTVLVSEYGWLGGMLTSAGVAAPDGNELLAFQTGIWGAFLRALQQRQPEGLEHSWVSFFTYEPQLGAAIFADWVAALPNLHWIVGGAPKVVERQGDRILGVQFETVTVDATITLDGTELGDVLALADVPHRWGWDWQTNWDEPSAPAAPTELTEKYPVQSPTWVVILQDVDPAIAPPIPRPPQFDPRPFADAWTGYGAEAFMNYGRLPRHQFMMNWPHHGNDYGDRLSRLVESDAARQDFLADAYHHSQNFAYAIQAALGDRYGLAANAFPSQSFPGGGAYALHPYYRESRRLQGQVTVCERDILPLAGGAVAALPTDQAGNVTAIALGNYANDHHYPGYDFPLHPKSIRWGGRWTGTPFSLPYGCLIPATVEGLLVCEKNSSVSHIANGATRLQPTVLNLGQAAGMAAALCIEQGCAPRDLSVRKLQDALLSDPTAPAAIVPLFNLIPDDPNWITVQRRVLDNPDTYALEGNYRTADGAIAYPDCIPSSNAQHFKGRVIQLGEQDYRFELDPDSPIDGLPAPLSLVTLHPTVDQRLQDLAGKWAIAIGHVNRSGNWLRLEALTQ; translated from the coding sequence ATGTCGTCACTTCAGGACAGGACTATGGATCATCTGCAAGCTGATGTGCTGGTTGTCGGTGGGGGCACCGGGGGCACTGCCGCCGCCCTTCAAGCTGCCCGTCGCGGAGCAAAGACCGTTTTAGTCAGCGAGTATGGGTGGCTTGGGGGAATGCTCACCAGCGCTGGAGTAGCAGCCCCGGATGGGAATGAACTTCTGGCCTTTCAGACGGGGATCTGGGGAGCATTTTTGCGAGCATTGCAGCAGCGGCAGCCGGAGGGATTGGAACATTCCTGGGTGAGCTTCTTTACCTACGAACCCCAGCTTGGAGCCGCGATTTTTGCGGACTGGGTTGCCGCGTTGCCCAATCTGCACTGGATTGTCGGGGGTGCGCCCAAAGTAGTAGAACGGCAGGGCGATCGCATTCTCGGTGTTCAGTTTGAAACTGTGACGGTTGACGCGACGATTACCCTCGATGGCACCGAACTCGGTGATGTACTGGCTCTGGCAGACGTCCCCCATCGCTGGGGGTGGGACTGGCAGACGAATTGGGACGAACCCAGTGCCCCCGCTGCACCAACGGAATTAACAGAAAAATATCCCGTTCAGTCTCCCACCTGGGTGGTGATCCTGCAGGATGTCGATCCGGCGATCGCCCCTCCCATTCCTCGTCCACCCCAGTTCGATCCTCGTCCCTTTGCCGATGCTTGGACAGGGTACGGCGCAGAGGCATTTATGAACTACGGACGCTTGCCACGCCACCAATTCATGATGAACTGGCCTCACCATGGCAACGACTATGGCGATCGCCTATCTCGCTTGGTGGAATCCGACGCAGCGCGGCAGGACTTTCTAGCCGACGCCTATCACCACAGTCAGAACTTTGCCTACGCGATTCAGGCGGCCTTGGGCGATCGCTATGGCCTAGCCGCAAATGCCTTTCCCAGCCAATCCTTCCCCGGTGGCGGAGCCTATGCCCTCCATCCCTACTACCGCGAAAGTCGGCGGCTTCAGGGGCAGGTCACGGTCTGCGAACGGGATATTCTGCCCCTCGCTGGAGGTGCCGTTGCTGCTCTGCCCACGGATCAAGCTGGAAATGTAACGGCGATCGCCCTTGGCAACTACGCCAACGATCATCACTACCCTGGCTACGACTTTCCCCTCCATCCCAAATCGATTCGCTGGGGCGGACGCTGGACAGGCACACCGTTTAGCTTGCCCTACGGTTGCCTGATTCCGGCGACGGTGGAGGGTCTGCTAGTGTGCGAAAAAAATAGTTCGGTGTCCCACATTGCCAACGGAGCCACCCGTCTCCAGCCCACGGTTTTGAATCTAGGACAGGCCGCAGGGATGGCCGCCGCCCTGTGCATTGAGCAGGGTTGTGCCCCTCGCGATCTATCGGTGCGCAAGCTTCAGGACGCCTTGCTGAGCGACCCGACGGCTCCTGCGGCGATCGTTCCTCTTTTTAACCTCATACCTGATGATCCAAACTGGATCACGGTTCAGCGTCGGGTTTTGGATAATCCTGATACCTATGCCCTCGAAGGCAATTATCGGACAGCGGACGGGGCGATCGCCTATCCTGACTGTATTCCATCGTCGAATGCTCAGCATTTCAAAGGGCGCGTTATACAACTCGGTGAACAGGATTATCGGTTTGAGCTTGATCCAGACTCTCCCATCGACGGTCTACCCGCACCCCTATCGTTAGTCACCCTGCATCCAACGGTTGATCAGCGTTTACAGGATTTGGCTGGCAAATGGGCGATCGCCATCGGTCACGTCAATCGCTCGGGCAACTGGCTACGGCTTGAGGCCCTTACTCAGTAG
- a CDS encoding O-antigen ligase family protein → MTYSSPFVQRCVRIFRYSLISLPYLSYVAFPGLLYVMGALYRRYPTTALDRVTRFGLMAIAGLMLLSSAFAYARGEALLQLANFLPFFALFAIIPFVLATAVQLEQLALGLVIASIPLNGFAIVQFVLKLGLRQRWLPRDFRQSPVGEWARSLPHQNRASSIFDHPNVFASYLVLVLGLGLGLWLYRLMAPTNNPSEDLSSDVSKLALRIQRWQYRLLPLALGLIGVGLYTAGSRNGIGAAVLQCLIFSGFMLRKRSDRRLVYACLFGLGVLLACIVSVGLAGRVVSVEGVENDPRLEVWAIAFDLFQQRPWLGWGLGSYAELYPTLTTNTQYDYISHTHNLWLLLTTETGIFVVIGLTLVIGRIYFHSVLTFIQKAFTPSSALMLGYLLAFGGAIAFALFDVTFYDARINMINWSILGALFAQTPLFQGCDRPNVVTSGQDYGSSAS, encoded by the coding sequence ATGACCTATTCTTCTCCGTTCGTGCAGCGCTGCGTTCGCATTTTCCGTTACAGCCTAATTAGCCTTCCTTACCTGAGCTATGTTGCGTTTCCTGGCCTCCTTTACGTAATGGGGGCACTGTATCGGCGCTATCCAACTACAGCGCTGGATCGGGTAACTCGGTTTGGACTGATGGCGATCGCAGGACTGATGCTGTTAAGTAGCGCATTTGCCTACGCTCGTGGGGAGGCGTTGCTGCAATTAGCGAACTTTTTACCGTTTTTTGCCCTTTTTGCCATTATACCGTTTGTATTGGCGACTGCGGTTCAGCTCGAACAGTTGGCCCTCGGTTTAGTCATCGCCAGCATTCCCCTTAACGGATTCGCCATTGTCCAGTTTGTGCTGAAATTGGGACTCCGGCAGCGATGGCTTCCACGGGATTTTCGGCAATCTCCCGTGGGCGAATGGGCGCGATCGCTCCCCCACCAAAACCGAGCCAGCTCCATTTTTGATCATCCCAATGTGTTTGCCAGTTATTTAGTTCTCGTGCTGGGACTTGGATTGGGGCTTTGGCTCTATCGACTGATGGCTCCGACGAATAATCCATCAGAGGATTTATCGAGCGATGTATCCAAGCTCGCACTCCGCATTCAGCGATGGCAGTATCGTCTTTTGCCGCTGGCCTTGGGATTAATCGGCGTGGGGCTGTACACTGCTGGATCCCGCAATGGCATTGGAGCGGCGGTGCTGCAATGTTTAATTTTTAGTGGATTTATGCTGCGGAAACGGAGCGATCGCCGTCTGGTGTATGCGTGTCTGTTCGGATTAGGGGTATTGCTGGCCTGTATCGTATCAGTCGGGCTTGCGGGACGAGTCGTTTCTGTAGAGGGAGTCGAGAATGATCCTCGTTTGGAGGTGTGGGCGATCGCCTTCGATCTGTTCCAGCAGAGGCCGTGGCTGGGCTGGGGCTTGGGCAGCTATGCGGAACTGTACCCGACGCTCACGACCAATACCCAGTACGACTATATTTCGCATACCCATAACCTGTGGTTGCTGCTGACTACGGAAACAGGAATTTTTGTAGTGATTGGGCTAACGCTGGTGATCGGGCGCATTTATTTTCACAGCGTTCTCACGTTCATCCAAAAAGCATTTACTCCCTCATCAGCGTTGATGTTGGGATACTTGCTGGCCTTTGGAGGGGCGATCGCCTTCGCCCTTTTTGATGTCACCTTTTACGATGCGCGGATTAACATGATCAATTGGTCGATCCTGGGAGCACTCTTTGCCCAAACGCCCCTATTTCAAGGGTGCGATCGCCCCAATGTCGTCACTTCAGGACAGGACTATGGATCATCTGCAAGCTGA
- a CDS encoding SagB/ThcOx family dehydrogenase, producing MPEPQPSLAQHYHDRTKYSRETLAQKAQSIDWSKQPIPYKEYKLGTSFDLKPYLVKREDAEPPADEAEKMWRRLAHLFFLSYGLTTKMQTMSGDPVYLRAAPSAGALYPAEVYLISRGTPLLPAGLYNYQPKTHSLLLFWESDVWAALQNACFWHPTLDHTQLALVTTAVFYRSAWRYRDRAYRRICLDTGHLLGNIELAAAIYDFRPHLIGGFADAAVNELLYLDTQQEGTLTVMALADLLDVRQNLPLAPTAIASPIHSSYPAIPDDELLPYFHHATAIATDSNPSQSSKPLVSASATQADSPTAPLNETIQDKYNFPFCLKVSTKTQPVYWGESLLGLEKTIGQRRSTRAYTGANITIEELKAVLDFTYNPHHYYEQTLDRHPDYFDLGLIETFIAVSGVDGLEEGCYYYAPKAEELRQIRFKNFRHELHELCLEQNLGRDAAVVLFHTADLQKAVETYGDRAYRYLHLDAGHLGQRLNLAAIHLGLGVSGIAGFFDDEVNEVLGIPTDEAALYITTLGRPR from the coding sequence ATGCCGGAACCTCAACCTTCTCTTGCCCAGCACTACCACGACCGCACAAAATACAGTCGTGAAACGCTGGCTCAAAAGGCTCAATCCATCGATTGGTCGAAGCAACCAATTCCCTACAAGGAATATAAGCTAGGAACCTCCTTTGACCTCAAGCCCTACCTAGTTAAGCGCGAGGACGCCGAACCACCCGCCGATGAAGCAGAAAAAATGTGGCGGCGCTTGGCTCATCTATTCTTCCTCAGCTATGGGCTAACCACGAAAATGCAGACGATGAGCGGCGATCCGGTCTATCTGCGGGCTGCACCATCCGCAGGCGCTCTCTATCCTGCCGAAGTCTATCTGATTTCGCGCGGCACCCCGCTCCTCCCCGCAGGACTTTACAACTACCAGCCGAAGACCCATTCTCTGCTTCTCTTTTGGGAGAGTGATGTTTGGGCTGCCCTGCAAAACGCTTGCTTCTGGCATCCGACCCTAGATCACACCCAACTGGCATTGGTGACGACAGCCGTTTTTTATCGGTCGGCATGGCGGTATCGCGATCGCGCCTACCGTCGCATTTGCCTTGATACAGGGCACCTCCTCGGCAATATTGAGCTAGCCGCAGCGATCTATGATTTTCGTCCCCATCTCATCGGTGGCTTTGCCGATGCAGCCGTCAACGAGTTGCTGTACCTAGACACGCAGCAAGAGGGCACGTTAACCGTAATGGCTCTGGCAGATCTGCTAGATGTGCGCCAAAATTTGCCGCTGGCTCCGACGGCGATCGCGTCACCCATCCATTCGTCCTATCCGGCCATTCCGGATGATGAACTGCTGCCCTATTTCCACCACGCAACGGCGATCGCCACGGATTCAAACCCCTCCCAATCTTCTAAGCCATTGGTCAGTGCATCTGCAACTCAGGCGGATTCACCAACGGCTCCCCTGAACGAAACCATTCAAGACAAATATAATTTTCCCTTTTGCCTCAAAGTTTCGACCAAAACGCAGCCTGTGTACTGGGGAGAGAGTTTGCTGGGATTGGAAAAAACCATTGGGCAGCGTCGCTCGACTCGTGCCTACACAGGTGCCAATATCACCATCGAAGAGTTGAAGGCCGTTCTCGACTTCACCTACAATCCCCACCACTACTACGAACAAACCCTGGATCGCCATCCTGATTACTTTGATCTGGGCTTGATCGAAACCTTTATCGCGGTATCGGGGGTGGATGGATTGGAGGAGGGATGTTACTACTATGCGCCCAAAGCCGAAGAGCTACGGCAAATTCGGTTCAAGAACTTCCGCCATGAGCTTCATGAACTATGTCTGGAGCAGAACTTGGGGCGAGATGCGGCAGTCGTCCTCTTTCATACCGCCGATCTGCAAAAAGCGGTGGAAACCTACGGCGATCGCGCCTATCGGTATCTTCACCTCGATGCGGGGCACTTAGGCCAACGGCTAAATCTGGCCGCTATTCACCTAGGGCTGGGGGTCAGCGGCATTGCAGGCTTTTTCGATGATGAGGTCAATGAGGTGCTGGGTATCCCGACGGACGAGGCGGCTCTCTACATCACAACCTTAGGCCGACCGCGCTAA
- a CDS encoding response regulator transcription factor yields MPLTILVVDDDLGTRLSVSDYLELSGYLVVTAPDGQSAIAMVEQYQPHLIITDVTMPKVDGYEFVRRVRTQPMFRLLPVIFLTAHNTTEDRIKGYQLGCDAYLPKPFELKELGAVVRNLLERSQMIQSEWRQQVQWVEQQPSREKAESQNGTIADAVGDAIELTDREQEVLLLLLDGLSNAQIGDRLYLSPRTVEKYVSNLLRKTETSNRAELVRFAMEHHLVD; encoded by the coding sequence ATGCCTCTGACCATTTTGGTCGTTGACGATGACCTCGGAACACGACTATCTGTAAGCGATTACCTTGAACTCTCTGGCTATCTGGTGGTCACTGCACCCGATGGACAGAGCGCAATAGCTATGGTTGAGCAGTATCAGCCCCATCTGATTATCACCGATGTCACCATGCCCAAGGTCGATGGGTACGAATTTGTGCGCCGAGTTCGGACTCAACCCATGTTTCGGCTTTTGCCCGTCATTTTTTTGACTGCGCACAACACGACTGAAGACCGCATTAAGGGCTATCAGCTTGGATGCGATGCGTATCTACCTAAGCCGTTTGAACTCAAGGAACTGGGAGCCGTGGTTCGCAACCTGCTGGAGCGATCGCAAATGATCCAGTCGGAATGGCGGCAGCAGGTGCAGTGGGTCGAGCAACAGCCGTCCCGTGAAAAAGCCGAGTCTCAGAATGGAACCATAGCGGATGCTGTAGGAGACGCAATTGAATTGACGGATCGGGAGCAGGAGGTGTTACTGCTGTTGCTCGATGGCTTGTCAAATGCCCAAATTGGCGATCGCCTCTATCTCAGTCCACGTACCGTTGAAAAGTACGTCAGCAACCTGCTTCGCAAAACGGAAACCAGTAACCGCGCGGAACTTGTCCGGTTTGCCATGGAACACCATTTGGTGGATTAG